A section of the Thauera chlorobenzoica genome encodes:
- the ybgC gene encoding tol-pal system-associated acyl-CoA thioesterase, whose product MHPRIPRAAADASTPSAAAPHFVLPVRVYYEDTDAGGVVYYANYLKFCERARTEWLRALGVGQQALLAAEGIAFVVRSLHADYLASARLDDALEVVSRIATLRRASLQFDQQVRRGAELLFSARVLVACVDLRRQRPAAIPPSLHALLQSPA is encoded by the coding sequence ATGCACCCGAGAATCCCTCGCGCCGCGGCCGACGCCAGCACCCCGTCCGCCGCCGCGCCGCACTTCGTCCTGCCGGTCCGCGTCTATTACGAGGACACCGATGCCGGCGGCGTCGTGTACTACGCCAACTACCTGAAGTTCTGCGAACGTGCGCGCACCGAATGGCTGCGCGCGCTCGGCGTCGGCCAGCAGGCGCTGCTCGCCGCCGAGGGCATCGCCTTCGTGGTGCGTTCGTTGCATGCCGACTACCTGGCTTCGGCGCGGCTCGACGACGCCCTCGAAGTCGTCAGCCGCATCGCCACCCTGCGCCGCGCCAGCCTGCAGTTCGACCAGCAGGTACGCCGCGGCGCCGAACTTTTGTTCTCCGCACGAGTCCTTGTCGCCTGTGTCGATCTGCGCCGCCAGCGCCCGGCGGCGATTCCCCCGTCCCTCCACGCCCTTCTCCAAAGCCCAGCATGA
- the hslV gene encoding ATP-dependent protease subunit HslV codes for MEQYRGTTILSVRRGKRVALGGDGQVTLGNIVIKASARKVRTLYNGQILAGFAGGTADAFTLFERFEAKLDKHQGNLLRSAVELAKDWRTDRMLRRLEAMLAVADREHSLVITGNGDVLEPEQGIVAIGSGGAYAQAAARALLENTELEPGEIVSKALGIAADLCIYTNHHHTIEVLD; via the coding sequence ATGGAACAATATCGCGGCACCACCATCCTGTCGGTCCGGCGCGGCAAGCGCGTCGCGCTCGGCGGGGACGGCCAGGTCACCCTGGGCAACATCGTCATCAAGGCCTCGGCGCGCAAGGTGCGCACCCTGTACAACGGCCAGATCCTCGCCGGCTTCGCCGGCGGCACGGCGGACGCCTTCACCCTCTTCGAGCGCTTCGAGGCCAAGCTCGACAAGCACCAGGGCAACCTGCTGCGCAGCGCAGTGGAGCTGGCCAAGGACTGGCGCACCGACCGCATGCTGCGCCGCCTCGAAGCCATGCTCGCGGTCGCCGACCGCGAGCACTCGCTGGTGATCACCGGCAACGGCGACGTGCTCGAGCCCGAGCAAGGCATCGTTGCCATCGGCAGCGGCGGCGCCTACGCCCAGGCCGCGGCGCGCGCGCTGCTCGAGAACACCGAGCTCGAGCCCGGGGAAATCGTCTCCAAGGCGCTCGGCATCGCCGCCGACCTGTGCATCTACACCAACCACCACCACACCATCGAAGTGCTGGACTGA